In the Streptomyces cinnamoneus genome, GCCGCTCGGGGACGAGACGCACTGCCGCGACTGCCGTACGCAGGGGGCCGTGGACCGGGAAGGCGGCGCCGTCGCCGCCACCCGGCGCGGCGTGGCCGCGGTGCAGGCCGCCATGCTGGGCGCCGCCTGCCTGCCCTGAGCCGGCAGCCGGTCACCGGCGGGTTGCCGCCGTCCGCCACCCGGCGCGGCACGGGAGCGGTGCGGGTCCTGCCCTGAGTCAGGAGCCCGCTACAGCCCCTGCCACACCGGCTTGTTCGCGTACGTGTGCCGGAAGTAGTCCGCCAGGCGCAGCTTCGACGCCGCGGCCTCGTCGACCACGACCGTCGCGTGCGGGTGCAGCTGGAGCGCGGAGGCGGGGACCACCGAGGCGACCGGGCCCTCGACGCTCGCCGCGACGGCGTCGGCCTTGCCCTCGCCCGTGGCCAGCAGCACCAGGTGGCGGGCCTCCAGGATCGTGCCGATGCCCTGGGTGATGACGTGGTGGGGCACCTGCTCGATGTCGCCGTCGAAGAAGCGCGCGTTGTCGACGCGGGTCTGCTCCGTCAGCGTCTTGATGCGGGTGCGGGAGGCGAGCGAGGAGCAGGGCTCGTTGAAGCCGATGTGCCCGTCCGTGCCGATCCCCAGCAGCTGGAGGTCCACCCCGCCCGCCTCGGCCAGCACGCGGTCGTACGCCTCGCAGGCGGCCTGGACGTCCTCGGCGGTGCCGTCCGGGCCCATGAAGGACGCCTCGGTCAGACCGAGGGGCTCGACGACCTGGCGGAGCACCGTGGAGCGGTACGACTCGGGGTGGTCGGCGGGCAGGCCGACGTACTCGTCGAGCTGGCAGACGCGGGCCCGCGAGGCGTCCACGTCACCGGTGCGCACCTTCGCGGACAGGGCCTCGTAGACGGGCAGCGGAGTGGAGCCCGTGGCCACGCCGAGCAGGGCGTCGGGCTTGCGGCGCAGCAGAGCGGCCATGGCCTCGGCGATCAGCTCGCCGCCTGCCTTGGCGTCCGGGACGATGACAACTTCCACGCTGGGCCTGCCGATCTGGAGAGGGGTGTGGTATAGACCAATTTAGCAGAACGGACCCCGGCGGAACGGGCCCCGGAAACGACTGCGGGCCGCGGCGCTGGCGGGACCCTCAACCCGACCGGCACCGCAGCCCGAGCGACATCGGCGACGACCGTCGGCCGCGGGGTGTGCGGGCCCCACGGCCCGGCCGGGCCGACGGAGGCCGCCACGCCGTCAGGGGCGTGCGGCCTCGTCCCGCCCCCCTGTGCGGAGGAGGCGGAAACTTTGCCTTTCCATTGTGGACTAGACCATTCGCCGGTGTCCATGCCCCTTCACCCGCAGGTGGAAAAACCCGGGCCCGGCGCCCGCGGGTAGGCTCGGGGCCGTGCCCTCCATGAACGACCTCGTACGCCAGCACACCGCCCTCGACGACTCCGACCTGGAGTGGCTGCACCTGCTGGTCTCGGAGTGGCAGCTGCTCTCCGACCTGTCCTTCGCCGACCTGGTCCTGTGGGTGCCCACGCTCGACGGCACCCGCTACGTGTCCGTCGCCCAGATGCGGCCCAACACCGGACCCACCTCCTACCAGAACGACATGGTCGGCCATCTCGTGCCGCGCGGCCGCCGCCCCATGCTCGACGCCGCCCTCGACGAGGGGCGGATCGTGCGCGAGGGAGACCCGGAGTGGCGCGAGGAGGTGCCGGTGCGGGTCGAGTCCATCCCGGTCCGCCGGGACGGCCGGGTCCTCGGGGTCATCGCGCGGAACACCAACCTGCTGACCGTGCGCACGCCCAGCCGGCTGGAGCTGACCTACCTCCAGAGCGCCTCCGACCTCGCCCAGATGATCGCGGCCGGCGCCTTCCCCTTCCCGGGACAACAAGTCGACATGGACGCCTCGCCCCGCGCCGGCGACGGACTGATCCGGCTCGACGCCGACGGCATCGTGCAGTACGCGAGCCCCAACGCGCTGTCCGCCTACCACCGGCTCGGCCTCGCCGCCGACCTCGTCGGGCACCACCTGGGGGAGACCACCGCACGGCTGGCCCCCTCGCGCGGCCCGGTCGACGAGGGACTGGCCAAGCTCGCCAGCGGATGGGCGCCGCGGGAGTTCGAGGTCGAGGCCAACGACGGGGTCATCCACCTGAGGGCCATCCCGCTCAAACCGAAGGGCAGCCACATCGGTTCGCTCGTACTGTTGCGCGACGTGACCGAACTGCGACGCCGCGAACGCGAGTTGATCACCAAGGACGCCACCATCCGGGAGATCCACCACCGGGTGAAGAACAACCTCCAGACCGTGGCCGCCCTGCTGCGCCTCCAGGCCCGCCGGATCGGCTCCCCCGAGGGCCGCGAGGCGCTGGAGGAGGCGGTCCGCCGTGTCGGTTCC is a window encoding:
- a CDS encoding sensor histidine kinase, producing MNDLVRQHTALDDSDLEWLHLLVSEWQLLSDLSFADLVLWVPTLDGTRYVSVAQMRPNTGPTSYQNDMVGHLVPRGRRPMLDAALDEGRIVREGDPEWREEVPVRVESIPVRRDGRVLGVIARNTNLLTVRTPSRLELTYLQSASDLAQMIAAGAFPFPGQQVDMDASPRAGDGLIRLDADGIVQYASPNALSAYHRLGLAADLVGHHLGETTARLAPSRGPVDEGLAKLASGWAPREFEVEANDGVIHLRAIPLKPKGSHIGSLVLLRDVTELRRRERELITKDATIREIHHRVKNNLQTVAALLRLQARRIGSPEGREALEEAVRRVGSIAIVHETLSQNLDERVEFDEIADRVLAMVAEISPGRVAARRTGRFGVLDAEVATPLAMVLTELLQNALEHGFGPGEQGTVEVTAVRGGSRKDARLLISVQDDGRGLPEGFDPQRAGNLGLQIVRTLVEGELGGKFDMVPASGQGTRVVLDIPVRAEKP
- the nagB gene encoding glucosamine-6-phosphate deaminase, which produces MEVVIVPDAKAGGELIAEAMAALLRRKPDALLGVATGSTPLPVYEALSAKVRTGDVDASRARVCQLDEYVGLPADHPESYRSTVLRQVVEPLGLTEASFMGPDGTAEDVQAACEAYDRVLAEAGGVDLQLLGIGTDGHIGFNEPCSSLASRTRIKTLTEQTRVDNARFFDGDIEQVPHHVITQGIGTILEARHLVLLATGEGKADAVAASVEGPVASVVPASALQLHPHATVVVDEAAASKLRLADYFRHTYANKPVWQGL